In the Quercus lobata isolate SW786 chromosome 5, ValleyOak3.0 Primary Assembly, whole genome shotgun sequence genome, one interval contains:
- the LOC115990546 gene encoding adenylate-forming reductase 03009-like has translation MQTQERSSNCRGLAFEIKPHADPFAIKIPWLGSPKEFPSFIQRSISKSSSHFCDLDLDDEDHVDIGLEVVEQGNNVEKQIKQTPLPLLTASIHEQASKPSRKKNSWLSVILLDEGFFRVYKGLFSICLILNITGLVLATTGHFSHGKNITALFSIANILALTQCRSEAFLRVVFWLAVKFLGRSWVPLFIKTATTSLLQSLGGIHSSCGVSSIAWLMYALVLTLKDGDNSSPEIIGVASTILGLLCLSSLVWVFIILTISYDPKTKSHKKDISSSLIKRQEFWFTVSITFLIILPWMTVRRVPIKVFAPSGHAAIVKFDGGVKAGISGRISPSPLSEWHAFGIISDGKKEHMILAGAVGDFTKSLVSNPPSHFWVRKVHFVGLPYLVNMYDRVLLVSTGSGICVFLSFLLQPCSVDVRGWPKDKVIVHDTAVFGRPNLSQLSIDAARNWSTKVVIVTRNPEGSRDVVNACKAAGISAFGPIWDS, from the exons ATGCAAACCCAAGAAAGGTCTTCGAACTGCCGAGGCCTGGCTTTTGAGATCAAACCTCATGCAGATCCCTTTGCCATCAAAATACCTTGGCTTGGCTCTCCCAAAGAGTTCCCTTCTTTTATTCAGAGGTCTATAAGCAAAAGCAGCAGCCACTTTTGTGATCTTGACCTGGACGATGAAGATCATGTAGATATTGGTTTGGAGGTTGTGGAACAAGGGAACAACGTAGAGAAACAGATCAAGCAAACCCCACTTCCACTTTTGACTGCTAGCATACATGAACAAGCATCAAAGCCATCTCGAAAGAAAAATTCGTGGCTGTCAGTTATACTGCTCGACGAAGGGTTTTTCAGAGTGTACAAGGGACTCTTTTCAATTTGCTTGATTCTAAACATTACTGGCTTGGTTCTTGCAACCACGGGGCATTTCTCGCATGGGAAGAATATAACTGCCCTTTTCTCCATTGCCAATATACTTGCTTTGACACAGTGTAGGAGCGAGGCCTTCTTGCGTGTTGTTTTTTGGCTCGCGGTCAAGTTCTTGGGAAGGTCATGGGTGCCTCTCTTTATTAAGACAGCCACAACATCCCTTCTCCAAAGTCTCGGAGGTATTCATAGTAGCTGTGGTGTCTCTTCAATTGCATGGCTGATGTATGCCTTAGTCCTTACCCTCAAAGATGGAGACAACAGTTCACCTGAGATCATAGGTGTAGCCTCCACCATTCTTGGCCTTCTTTGCCTCTCTTCATTGG TCTGGGTCTTTATTATTCTTACAATCTCTTATGATCCAAAAACCAAATCCCACAAGAAAGACATTAGTTCCAGCTTGATCAAACGGCAAGAGTTTTGGTTCACCGTGTCCATCACTTTCTTAATCATCTTGCCATGGATGACAGTGAGACGTGTCCCCATTAAGGTCTTTGCTCCTTCAGGCCACGCCGCAATTGTCAAGTTTGATGGCGGAGTAAAAGCTGGTATATCGGGTAGGATTAGTCCATCCCCTTTATCGGAATGGCACGCATTTGGCATAATTTCTGATGGGAAGAAAGAGCACATGATATTAGCTGGTGCTGTTGGTGATTTCACAAAGTCCTTGGTGTCAAATCCACCAAGCCATTTTTGGGTTCGAAAAGTGCACTTTGTGGGCTTGCCTTATCTTGTTAATATGTATGATAGGGTTTTGTTGGTGTCAACAGGTTCAGGAATTTGTGTGTTTCTATCATTCCTTTTGCAGCCATGTTCTGTTGATGTGCG TGGGTGGCCAAAAGACAAGGTGATTGTCCATGATACTGCTGTGTTTGGTCGTCCCAATTTGTCTCAACTGAGCATTGATGCTGCTAGAAATTGGAGCACTAAAGTTGTTATTGTTACCAGAAATCCAGAGGGAAGCAGAGATGTTGTCAACGCATGCAAGGCAGCTGGAATTTCTGCCTTTGGTCCAATATGGGACTCGTAA